GCGCTTCACCACTGAGCACCATCCCACCACGACAGTGCTCATTAGCCCCTGTACGGCGGTAGGACGGGGGTCACCTGCAATGTAAGTTATCATACTTTCTCTTCAGCACGGCGACAAAAAGAATGGCTCGCTCGAAGAGACATTCCGCCGCACAGGATTGAACACTAACGTGCTGCACTGCAGCCAACGCGCACGAAATCGTTTGGTCGAAGCCTGGTCGGCCGGGGAGCCGAATCGGCCTTTGCAGTCCGCAAGGACGTTAGCCGAAATCGAGAAATCAGAGAAACCTGCCGAGCACCGATACAAGACTCTTTTCGGCCGAGATTGCCGTCGTTACAGGCCGTCCTCACAGTGAGGCGGCTGCCCCAATGTCCGAACCCGGCCCATACCGAGACCTTTCTTTTTCGCAGTGACGTTGAAACGGCATCGACCGACGCGTGCTGTTCGTTACGTCGGCCATCCGGCGGCCAGCATACCGCGGCCGAAGTTCAAGCGAACACATCCAGATTATTCCATGGATCAATCATTAGTTGACGAGTTGATCGCGTATTGCTGGAGCGCTCTACGACTTCACGCTTCACCTCGGGAAGCATTTAGGACCCTATTGAAGCTCGCACTTGTCTATGCATTATCGTCGGGAGCTTTCCTGTCGGAACTGCCCGCAGTTCGATGCGACGACCTTTCATCCGACGGACTTGTCGTTGGCCGCGGCTCTCGAAAGCGAAAGCTCTATCTTTCGTCTGATGCTGCAATTGCCCTTCGAAACTATCGCTCGGTCCGAATTTCCGCAATCCAAGGGCGACGCGATGCAGCTCTGCTATTTGTGACTGAGTCCGGCAAGGCGCGATTTATTTCAGGCTGATTTGCTATTAGCAAAGTTATACACAAGGCGGGGATCGGTGATTTGGGTCTCACGCCCGCCAAGCTACAAAGAGCTTCGGTAAAGCTCCTTGCCGATAATGATTTGGATTGGCTAGACGCCTTTGCAATTCACGGCTATCGAAGCATTCCGCATATCAAGCTCAAGCCTTACTCTTCAGACGAGCTAGCCGAATTTGTCGATCGCCTCCATCCAATGAGCGCAGATCGCCCACCTCGGCTATAAACCGCCTCGCAGTTCTAGTTGGCATTTGATTCCGAGAACACCGACTAGACGCGAATAAACGAGACTCGAATTCTGTTGTTTGAAACCCACATCGGACTCGAATTCAGACTTCGCCGAGACTCGAATTCATCGAATTCAAGCCATTGTAATTGCTATCTTTTTTGGATTCGAGATGGAATTGGCGTGCAATACGCACGATTGTTCTCGAATGCATCTCGAATGATCCGCCCGTTACCTCAGACAAGCGATGGTTGGGCCATATCCGCCGCGAGGCGAAGTGCCGACTGGCTCGCGCCGACTGACGCAATTCCTCGCCCTGCGATGTCATAGGCGGTGCCGTGCGCGGGAGTGCAGATGGGAAACGGAAAACCGCCGAGCAAGGTCACGCCGCGGTCGAAGCCCATCAGCTTCATCGCGATCTGGCCCTGATCGTGATACATCGTCAGCACCGCATCGAAGGCGCCGCCCTTGGCACGCAGAAACACCGTGTCGGCGGGAAACGGCCCCTCGGCGGCAATGCCTTCGCGCCGGCCGGCCGCGACCGCAGGCGCGATGACGTCGATCTCCTCGCGGCCAAAATTGCCGCCGTCGCCGGCGTGCGGATTGAGAGCCGCGACCGCGATGCGCGGCCGCGCGAACCTGGCGTTGCGCATGCATGCGTCGGTTAGCCTCAGCGCACGATGGATGCGCTCGCTGGACAGCCGCGCGGCCACGTCCTTGAGCGGGATGTGCGATGTGACACGCGCATTCCAGAGCTGGCCGAGCACGTTGAATTCGCTTGCAGGCGTCTTGAGCCCGGCCACCTCGGCGGAGAACGCGATCTCGTCGTCGTAGTCGGCACGGGCAAGGCGCATCGCCTGCTTATTGAACGGCGTGAAGCAGACGGCGTCGACACGCCCGTCCCGGCCGAGCTCCAGTGCGTGCCGGTAATTCGTCAGCGCGAATTTGCCGCCGGAAAGGCTTGCAGTTCCCCGCTCGACCTCGGTCGGATCAAGATGGGCGAGATCGACGAAGAGCGCCTCGCCCCTCGCCGCACGAAAGTCGGTGCCCTGCTCCACCGCCTTCAGCTCCGGTGTAACGCCGGCGACGCGCGCCCCTTCGTCGAAGATGCGGCGGTCACCGATCACGACCAGCCGACTGCGGGCGCGGACGTCATCCAGCACCACTAGCTTCGCCGTCAGCTCCGGGCTGATGCCCGCGGGATCTCCCATTGCCAATGCAATGAGCGGCTTAGCGGTCATATGATCACCTTCTCCTGGCTTGTCGTATCGGCACCGTGAGGTGCGGGCTTGCGCCAGACGCGTGCGAGCTCAAGCGCCAGCGGAAGCAGCAACAGCGCGATGCCAGCCACAATCAGGCACGTCACCAGCCGATTTGCAAAGAAGATCCCAAGCGACCCCTTGGACATCAGCATCGACTGCCGGAAAGCGTCCTCGGCCTTGTCGCCTATGACGATCGCGAGCACGAGCGGTGCCAGCGGATAGAATAGCTTCTTGAAGAGATAGCCGAGCATCCCGAAGCCGAGCATCATGACCACGTCGAGATAGGAGTTCGACACCGAATAGGAGCCGACGACGCAGATGATCACGATCAGCGGCGCGATGACGACGAAGGGAATCCGCATCAGGGCGGCAAAGATCGGAACGGTCAGCAGCACCAGCGCGACCGCGACGATATTGCCGACATACATCGAGGCAATCAGTCCCCAGACGAAATCCTTCTGGTCGACGAACAGCATCGGCCCGGGATTGAGGCCCCAGATCATCAGCCCGCCCATCATGACGGCCGCGGTGGCTGAGCCGGGAATGCCGAGCGAGAGCATTGGGAGCAACGCGCTGGTGCCGGCGGCATGATCGGCCGTCTCTGGCGAGATGATGCCTTCAACCTCCCCAGTGCCAAAGTGCCGGCCGCGGCGCGAGAAGCGGCGGGCGATGCCATAACTCATGAAGGATGCCGCGGTCGGGCCACCCGGCGTAATCCCCATCCAACACCCGATCGCAGCGCTCCGCAGCAGCGCCACGCCGTGCCGAGGCAGGCGGGCAACCGCGCAAAACACCTCGCCCCAATCGATCTTCGATGAGACGGCGCGGGCATGAAACTCCTCCTCGACCGCGACCAGGAGCTCGCCGATGCCGAATAGTCCCATCACCGCGACGACGAAGCTCACGCCCTTGACCAGCTCGTCGATGCCCATGGTGAGACGCACGCTGCCGGAGACGGTGTCAATGCCGATCGCGGCGATCGCAAACCCGATTGCGAGCGCTACGACGGTCTTGATCGGCGCCGCGCCGCCCATGCCGACGAAGCTGGCGAAAGCGAGGAAATACACCGCAAAATATTCCGGCGGCCCAAAGGCGAGCGCGACCTGCGCCACCCACGAGGCGAGGAACGTGATCAGAATGACGCCGACCAGCGCGCCGAACGCCGCCGAGCCGAAGGCGGTGGCCAGCGCCGTCGTCGGGCGGCCGTCACGCGCCATCGGATAGCCATCGAAGGTGGTCGCAACCGACGATGGCTCTCCCGGAATGTTGAACAAGATCGACGTCACGGAGCCGCCGAACAGCGCGCCCCAATACATGCTGGAGAGCAGGATGATCGCCGAAACCGGCTGCATGCCGAAGGTCAGTGGCAGGAGCAGCGACACGCCGTTCGGCGCGCCCAGCCCCGGCAGTACGCCGACCAGAATGCCGAGGAGCACGCCGGCCGCCATCAGGATCAGATGCGGCACGGTGACCGCGATCGTAAACCCGTGTAGGAGTTCCTGGAGATTGTCCATCGGCCCTCTCCTTCAGAACCCGAACGCGGCGGCGAGAGCGCCGTGCGGCAGCGTCACTTGGAACATGCGCTCAAACACGACATAAAGCGCGAGCGACGTCGCCGCCGCCATGACCAGCGCTCGCGGCACGGATTGGTGCCTGGGGATCGCAAGCACCGCGAAGACATACAGGGCCGAGGCGAGATACATCCCCGCCAGCGGGATCGCGGCAACGAAAATTGCAGCCGGAACGAACAGGCCGGCAAGCCGGCGCAGCTCGATCGGCGTGATAGCAACAGGAACGCTTGCGGGCGTCGCGGCCGGCAGGACGCCACGCACCAGGTTGTAGAGGCTCCCGAGCACGATGACGATGCCGGTTAGGAACGGGAACGTGCCGGCGTCCACGCCCGCGGTCGACCAGCCGATGCCGTTGTCGAGGCTGGAGACGACGACTGCCACACCGAAGATACCGGTGAGGCCGGCGGTCGCAAGTTCAAGAGCGCGGCGCGATATCATCAAGGGCTCCTGGTGGCGAGAGACAACAGGACATCATGGCGCGGTGATTACGCCTTACTTGACGAGCCAGCCCTGCTCGCTCGCAACCTGCTTGACGTGCTCGATATCCTTCTTGATGAACTTGTCGAAGTCGGCACCCGTCAGGAACGTGTCGACCTGGGAAGTTTTTTCGATGTAGTCCTTCCATTCCGGCGTGGCTTGCACTCTCTTCATGAGGTCGACATAGAACGCGGCCTGGTCCGGCGTGACCTTACCGGGCAGCCACACCGTACGCGGCTGCTCATATTGCTTGATGTCGAGGCCCTGCTCGACACAGGTCGGCACGTCGCGCCAGCCTTCTGTCGCGGTGACCTTGGGGCCCTGCGGCAGCCGCTTGGGGCTGAAAGCGCAGAGCGGCCGCTGTGTACCACCGCGCCACTGCCCGAGGCTCTCGCTGGGATTGTTGACGTGGGAGTCGATGTGCCCGCCGGCGAGCTGCACGGCGGCTTCCGCGCCGCTCTTGAAGGGGATGTAGGTCAGTTTGACGTGCCCCACCTTCTCGATCATGCGGGTCAGCACCTCGTCGGTATCCTTCGACTGCGCGCCCCCCATTTTGAATTCGCTCGATGCGGCCGCCTTCAGATAGTCCCCCGCCGTCTTGTAGGGCGCGTCCTGCTTGACCCAGAGCAGGAACTCGTCCTGGGCCATCGCCGCGATCGGGGTGAGATCGGTATAGTTGAACGCGACCTTGGATACGAGCGGCTGCTGCCAGGCATTCGACGTGCCGAAGATCAGCTTGTAGGGGTCGCCCGCCGACGCCTTGCCGTAGACATAGCCTTCTGCACCGCTGCCGCCGCCCTTGTTGACGACGACGATCGGCTGATCCGTCAGCTTGTACTTGGTGATGATGTTCTGCACCGCGCGAGCGAGATTGTCGGTCCCACCGCCCGGCCCGGCCGTGGCCACGAACTCGATCGGCTTTTGCGGTTGCCAGGCGGCACGTGCCGGCATTGTGCCGGTGAGCGCGGCAGCGGCCGCCGCAAGCAGAAGTGTTGACGTCAGACGCATGATCTCCTCCAGCTGATACTCTCTATTGTTCTTATCTGTCGTATCGATGTCCGCTAGGCGACGCGCTGCTCGCCCTTCCCCGACGCCGAAACGATTGCGCCTTCTTTCTCGAGCGCTTCGATCTGCTCCGTGTCGAACCCGTGCTCGGCCAGCACCTCGCGCGTATGCTCGCCATAGACGGGGGCGCCGGACTGCACCTTGCCCGGCGTCTCCGAGAATTTGACGGGAAGACCGATCGTCTTCACGGGACCGAGCGTGGAATGCTCGACCTCGACGACCATCTCGCGTGCCAGCGTCTGCGGATCGCTCAGCGCCTCCAGCATGTCGTGCACGGGTCCGCACGGCACGCCCTTGTCGTCAAGCGCCGCGAGCCAGTGCGATCGCGGCCTGGTGCGGAAGCGTTCGCTCAAGACAGCCTCGAGCTCCTTCAGATGCGCCATGCGGTCGGCGCCGGTGACGAAGCGCGGATCGGCGGCAAGCTCGGTGGCACCGAGCGCCTCCAGCATCAGGAGCCAATGCTTCTTGTTGGCGCCGCCGACCACGAGCCAGCCGTCGGAGGCCTCAAAGGCCTGATAGGGCGCGTTGAGCGGATGCGCCGAGCCCATCGCGCGCGGCGCGGTGCCCGCGGCGAGCGCGATTGTCGATTGCCAATAGGTCTGCACCAAAGCCGCTTCATAAAGCGACGTCTCGACCCACTGCCCCTCGCCAGTCTTGAGACGGTGCGTATAGGCGGCCAGGATTCCCATGCTCGCGAGCAGGCCGGCGGTGATGTCGGACAATGGCGGCCCGCATTTCACAGGCGGCCCGTCGGGACGTTCGCCGGTAAAGCTCATGATGCCGCTCATCGCCTGCGCCACCAGATCGAAGCCCCTGCGGTGCCTGTAGGGGCCGGTGCGGCCGAAGCCCGACAGCGAGCAATAGATCAACGCCGGATATTCCTTGTGCAGCGCCTCGTAGCCGAAGCCCAGGCGCTCCATTGCTCCCGGCGCGAAGTTCTCGACCAGCACGTCGGCGCTCGCGAGCAGCCGCCGCAGCACCTGCTTGCCGCCGTCGGTCTTCAGATCCAGCACGATGCCGCGCTTGTTGCGGTTCATCATCAGGAACGAGGCCGCCTCGCCGCCGATCGTCGGCGGCACCGAATGGCGGGTGTCATCACCAGAAGGCGATTTCTCGATCTTGATGACATCTGCGCCCATGTCGGCGAGCATCAGCGTGCAGGTCGGACCCGCCATCACATGGGTGAGATCGATGACCTTGAGGCCGGCAAGCGGTCCCGGACGGCGAGAGGTGGGTTGCGATCGATCGCTTTGCATCGGCGCCTAACCTATTGACCGCGCCACTGCGGCGCGCGCTTGTTGAGGAAAGCATCGAGCCCTTCGCGAAAATCCTGGCTCGTGTAGCACATCAGGATGAGGTCTTCCCCCTCATCCCGCGTCAGCCGCTTTTGCAGGCGGGCTACCGCCTGCTTGGTCGCATTCAGTGTCAGCGGCGCGTGACCGGCCAGCAGCCGGGCGACTTCTTCGGCGCGCCGGTCGAGCGCCGCAACATCTTCGACGACCTCGCCCAGCAGCCCGACGCTTGCAGCCTCAGCGGCATCGACAAGCCGCGCGGTGAAGATCAGATCCTTGACGCGCGCAGCGCCAATGAGCGCGGTGAGACGGCTAATATTGGACATCGATAGGCAGTTGCCGAGCGTCCGGGCGATGGGAAATCCGATTCTGACGCTTTTCGTGCCGATCCGCAGGTCGCAGGCCGCGGCAATGCCTGCTCCTCCACCGGTGCAAAATCCGTTGATCGCCGCGATTGTCGGCACCCGACACCGCTCGAGCGTGGTCAGCACCCGATCGATCCGATTCTCGTAGTCGAGTGCGTCCTGCGGCGTCTTGAATTCGCGGAACTGGTTGATGTCAGTGCCCGAGGCGAAGGCCTTGTCCCCTGCACCGCGCAGCACCAGCACCTTGATTGAATGATCGCTGTTGGCGTGCTCGCAAATCGCGGCGAGCCGCTCGTACATGGCGAAGGTGAAGGCATTGCGCGCCTGCGGTCGGTTGAAAGTGATCCAGCCGATGCCGTCATGGTGCTCGAAAACCAGATCTTCCGCCGCTGCGACCTCTAGGTCCATTTCCTCAGGTCCTCTTGTTTTTTACAGTTTTGAATGCAAAATTTGGGATATTCAAGCTATAATTCCTCCTTCTACACCTAAAAAATCAATTTTGCATGCAAAATAGGGCTTGATCCCATGCTTCACGAGGAGGTCGTCGGACGCATTCGCGCCATTCTGCTGGATGGCGAAATCCCTCCAGGCGCTCGGATCCCCGAGCGCGAATTGTGCGACCGGCTGGAGATTTCGCGTACGCCGCTGCGCGAAGCGCTCAAGGTGCTCGCCGCCGAGGGCCTCGTGCAGTTGCTGCCCCATCGCGGCTCACGCGCGGCAAAGCTGACGGACAGGGACATGCGCGACCTGTTCGAGGTCTGCCAGGGCCTCGAGGCGCTCGCCGGCGAACTTGCCTGCGAACGCATCACGAACGGTGAGATCGATGAGATTGCCGCGACGCACGCGGCCATGGTGCAGCATTATCGCGAGGACGACCTGATCCAGTACTACCGCGGCAACCGCGCGATTCATGAAGCCATCGTCACCGCAGCCGGAAATCCCGTACTCACGGGCCTCTATGCTTCGGTAACGGCGCGCATTCGGCGCGCCCGTTACGTTACGCCGATGACGCCCCAGCGCTGGGCGCGCGCGGTCCAGGAGCACGAAGCAATTCTCAACGCGCTCCAGCGGCGTGACGGCGTTGGCCTCTCCCACGTCTTGCGCGCCCATCTTCGCCACAAGCGCGAAGAGGTCTTGCAAGCAGGATTCGCGGACACGGACGGCATCGATCTGCCCCGCCAAATCGCGTGAAGCGCCCCGCATTGGCCGGTGATATGGCCGCAATGCAGAATTGAGTTGATCTAAGCGCACCCGCGCCCGGGGTCCGCGCGCCAGTTCCCACCAATCACAGCAGCCGCGGTACGATTCGACGGATGAATGCAGGATTCCGGTGACTTGGAACCAGTCATATCCCAGAGAAAACAGTCACTTAGGATTCAGGCTAATCCGCGCATTTGCGCTTGCCTCACCACACCTGAACAGGAGGAACGGTGCCAAGTGTGAGGCGTTCCTCCAGCGGGGCTTGGATTGAACGGAGACGAGATATGAGAAACCTGACATTGGCAGCGCTCGCCGGCGCCGGCGCCCTCATAGCCTCCGGCACCTACGCGGCAGCAAACGAGTTCCAGATCAGGGATAACGCTCCTCTGCTTCACCAGGCTCGGCTGGTGTGTAACGATGCCGGGCGATGTTGGCATACCCGGCATGATCGCGTGATACGCGGAGAGACCTACTACTACGGGCCGCGACGCTACTACGATTACGATGATTACGGCTACTATCACCGGCCTGGCATTGGTGTTTACGGCCCAGGATTCAGCTTCGGCATCGGCCCGGGCTATTAACATCCGCTGAACGTCTCGCTATCCGCAAAGTCCGCCACAACCCGTCGTTGTTCGGCGGGCTTTGCGCGTTATCGGCATTCGAGGCCTGAATTCGGAGGCCTCGCCGAAGGCCTTGTGGGCCCCCGCCCGCACAAGATCACACCGATCGACCTCACGTCCGGAACTCTCGCTTTTCTCATCCGATCTCACCTCACCCGCCCGGCGCGCGGCGGCTCGTGACGAAATGCCGCCAAATAGCGATGGTTTGGTCGGCGGTGTCGCTATGCACCAGGTTCGCAATGAGATTGTTCGAGGCATCTCCCTCAGCCCCGCGCCGCCACCATTCGACGGAGGACCAGCAGCCACTTCCGACTTCTCAACGCAAACCGGCGTTTCGACGCAAACCGCCGTTGTCGTCACTTCGACCGGCCTTGTTATGCCTTGTGTCGCTGTCGATGATTGCGCTCGGCTGCACCCGGCTTCACGCCCAAGACGTCGCAGGTCCCGACAAGGAATTGGTCGTGGCGACCAAGGAGGCACCCCCATTCGCGCTGAAACAGTCCGATGGGAACTGGCGCGGTATCAGCATCGCACTCTGGAAAAGGGTTGCCGATCGGGCGCATCTGCATTTTCGCCTGGTCGAGACCCAGAGCGTGCCGGATCTGCTTGATGGCGTCGCGAACGGCCGCTTCGACGCCGGCGTCGCGGCGGTCACAGTGACGGCCGAGCGCGCGCGCAAGGTCGGTTTTACTCAACCTTTCTATAATACCGGGCTCGGCATTGCGGTACCGGTCAATGAAAATCCCTGGGTTTCGATCGGACGGGCGCTTCTTTCGTTCGGCTTCTTCCAGGCCGTTGGGGTGCTGCTTGGTTTCGCAATGGCAGTCGGTTTCCTGATTTGGGTGCTGGAACGGCGCAAGACGGAGCATTTCGGCGGTGGCGCCAAGGGGCTTGGCTCCAGCTTCTGGTGGTCGACCGTCGCCATGACGCAGGCCGGGGCCGCCCAGAATGCTCCGACAACCCTCCCCGGGCGGATCGTCGCAATGGGTTGGATGATCGCATCCGTGATCGCGATCGCGGTGTTCACCGCCGGTATCACCTCCACCCTGACGCGGAGAGGGCTCGAGGGCTCCGTTCATGGCTTCAACGACCTGCGGTCCGTACGTGTCGGCGCGGTCGCGAACTCCCCGACAACTGACTACTTCACTCGTCAGCGGCTTTCCTTCCGAACATTTCCGGACGTCCAAAGCGGCCTCTCCGCATTGGCGCACGGCACCATCGATGCCTTCGTTCACGACAAGCCACTGCTGACCTGGATGGTTCGGAACAACTTCTCGGACTCGGTCCGTGTCGTCGACACCAGCTTCAGCAGCGAGAGCTATGCAATCGTTTTGCCGAAAGGCAGCCCCCTGCGGCCGACGCTCGATCTCGCCGTGCTCGATGAAATTGAAAGCGATTGGTGGCAACAAACGCTGTTCGAGTCCCTTGGAAACGCCCGATCTCGCTGACTCCGGCGCGCGGGAAGTCTACGTTCTCAGGGGCGGCATTGCTGTAATTTATACTTCAGTAAGCAGATCGTGGGAGGGTCCACCAATGAGTTGCGTTGGAGTGCACCAGTGATCGATTTTGACGAGCTGCGTAGTCTCGCAGCAGACGTTCGCATCTTCATCGAAGCTTCCGAAGACAAGGCGGGCGCCCTCAAGGCCGTGGTCAACGCCTACGATGTCGTGCTGGGTATCTTCCCTTCCTCGGCTGGAATGGATCTTCATGTGGTCAAGGGAACCGAAGTCCTCAACCACATCGCTCAGACGCAGATCTCTGGCGATTTCACGCATACCGCGATTGCGTTCCAGAATCGGGAACAGGCAATCGCGCTGCAGCAGGCGATGGCGGCTTAGCCGCAATCCGATTCCTTCTCGCCCGAGCCCGGCGGCCGCACGCCAGGACGTTACGGTCGTCACCAGCGCAAACTGATCGATGTCCAGAGATCGTCCGGCCTCATAGGTCTAGCCTGGGTCGACCACCTGCTCCACCAGCCTCCATTCGACAGCGCGTCGCTGCCCTTGCCCCGGTCGAAACGCACCACCGCGATGCGGCCTGCGGGCCGGAGGCGACTGCTACCTCCCTCGCTCGCGTTGTGTGAGATGCGGGCAAATCGTCCGCCTCGACATCGCATGGCCTCTTCGCCTATCCTGCCCGCATGAGCGATCACGATCATCATCACCACGATCACGACCATTCCGAGTTGTCGGAGACCGAGCTGCGCGTGCGCGCGCTGGAATCGATCCTGAGCGAGAAGGGTTATCTCGAGCCGGCCGCGCTGGACGCCATTGTGCAGGCCTACGAGACGAAAATCGGCCCGCATAACGGAGCCCGGGTCGTCGCCAAGGCCTGGACCGATCCCGCCTTCAAGAAGGCGCTGCTCGAAGACGCCACCAAGGCCGTCGGCACCCTCGGCCATGTCAGCAGGGTCGGCGACCATCTCGTGGCGGTCGAGAACACGCCAGGCCGTCACAACATGGTCGTTTGCACCCTCTGCTCCTGCTATCCGTGGGAGATGCTCGGGCTGCCGCCGGTTTGGTACAAGGCCGCCCCCTACCGCTCACGCGCGGTCAAGGATCCGCGCGGCGTCCTTGCCGACTTCGGCGTGAGCCTGCCGAAGGAGACGGAAATCCGCGTCTGGGATTCGACCGCGGAAACCCGCTTCCTGGTGCTGCCGATGCGGCCCGAGGGCACCGAGGGCTGGAGCGAAGAGCAGCTCGCCGAGCTCGTGACGCGCGATTCCATGATCGGCACCGGATTCCCGAAGAAGCCGGGTGCTCCGTCATGAACGGCGTCCACGACATGGGCGGCATGGACGGGTTCGGCAAGGTCGAACCCGAGCCGAACGAGCCGATGTTCCATCAGGAATGGGAATCGCGGGTGCTGGCGATGGTCCGCGCCATGGGCGCGGCCGGCGCGTTCAACATCGATGCATCGCGCTTCTATCGCGAGACCCTCCCGCCGCACGTCTATCTGTCGAGCTCCTATTACAAGAAATGGCTGCTCGGGCTTGAAGCGTTGCTGCTCGACAAGGGCTTTATCGGGAAGGAGGACATCGCGGCCGGACATGCCGTGACGCCGGCAAGTCCGCTCAAGCGCGGCAAGTTCTCGGTTGCCGATGTCGAGCGCGTGATGGTGCGCGGCAAGTTCGGCCGCGCAGCGCCTGCGCCCGCGAAGTTCAAGGCGGGTGATCGCGTGCGGGCGAAGAACATCCACCCTGCCACGCACACGCGGCTGCCGCGTTATGTGCGCGGTCATGTGGGGGTCATTGAGCGCGACCACGGCTGCCACGTGTTCCCCGACACCGTTGCCAACGATGCCGGCGAGAACCCGCAATGGCTCTACACCGTCGTGTTCGACGGACGCGAGCTCTGGGGGCCGGACTCCGATCCGACCATCAAGGTATCGATCGATGCATTCGAGCCCTACCTTGAGGCCGTGTGATGGATGCGTCCGCGGCCGCACGCGCCACCAGCGCCATTTCCAGCATTCCCCGCGACGACGCCGGTCCGGTGTTCCGCGCTCCCTGGGAAGCGCAGGCCTTCGCCATGGCGCTGACGCTGCATGACCGTGGCGTGTTCACCTGGGGCGAATGGGCCGCGGCCCTCGCCGACCAGATCAAGCGCGCGCAGGCCGCCGGCGATCCCGACACCGGCGAGACCTATTATCTGCATTGGCTGGCCACGCTTGAGCACCTGGTGGCCGCGAAGGGCGTGACGACATCCGAAACGCTGCATCGCTATCGCAACGCCTGGGATCGCGCCGCGGATCGCACCCCGCACGGCAAGCCGATCGAGCTGACGCCGGCAGATTTCGAGTAGCACGCGGTCGCGGCGCCGAGTTCGATCAAAATCCCTGGCCGGTGGGAAGCACGGGCCTCGCGGCCGGCTGAGAAAGCGCCTTTGCTGCTCCGGCCGCCAGTTGAATTGACGGCTCGTCCACCGCCCTCTCGAACGCCATGGCTGCGAGCAGGACCGATGGGAGATAGGCAATGAAGGCGATCAGCACCGAAGTGCCGTAGGAGAGCCCGGCAGCGTGAGCGGCCAGGAAGACAAAGCATCCAACCGAGAACAGCACCGGTATGTGCGCCAGATAAAGCGGGAAGGACATGTCGCCAAGGCGCCGGACCGCCGGCTTTGCCAATAGCCCTTGCGCGGCGGGCCAGCCCGTGACCAATGCGACCAGCATTACGGCTGAGATCGAGTGGCAGATCGATGCGTCGGCCTGAACCGTCAGCCCGGGCGCTGTGATCGGAATGAACGGGACGAGCGCCGTGATCGAGAGCAACGCATCCCAAATCGGCCATCGCTCAATACTGAGCGGTACCGTCCCCAGCAGCAGAACAAGCACCAGAATGGCCGGGCGCCATCGCAGGCGCGCCGTGAAGCGCGGAGCGTCCAGAAGATACAAGGCCGCCCCGAACAAGATCACCGAAATGTAGGCGCGGCCGAGCATGACGCCCAATGCGAGCATGATGAATGCCGCCCAGCGTGGGCGCGAGGCCGGCAATCGCGTCGCAAAGACCCCGATCAGCAGCAGCGAGCCGATATACTCGATCGGCATCGTCCAAAGCACGGAGTTATACGAGTTCTCGCGGGTTGGAATGCCCAACAGGCTGTTCCAC
The DNA window shown above is from Bradyrhizobium sp. ISRA464 and carries:
- a CDS encoding GntR family transcriptional regulator produces the protein MLHEEVVGRIRAILLDGEIPPGARIPERELCDRLEISRTPLREALKVLAAEGLVQLLPHRGSRAAKLTDRDMRDLFEVCQGLEALAGELACERITNGEIDEIAATHAAMVQHYREDDLIQYYRGNRAIHEAIVTAAGNPVLTGLYASVTARIRRARYVTPMTPQRWARAVQEHEAILNALQRRDGVGLSHVLRAHLRHKREEVLQAGFADTDGIDLPRQIA
- a CDS encoding transporter substrate-binding domain-containing protein; its protein translation is MSLSMIALGCTRLHAQDVAGPDKELVVATKEAPPFALKQSDGNWRGISIALWKRVADRAHLHFRLVETQSVPDLLDGVANGRFDAGVAAVTVTAERARKVGFTQPFYNTGLGIAVPVNENPWVSIGRALLSFGFFQAVGVLLGFAMAVGFLIWVLERRKTEHFGGGAKGLGSSFWWSTVAMTQAGAAQNAPTTLPGRIVAMGWMIASVIAIAVFTAGITSTLTRRGLEGSVHGFNDLRSVRVGAVANSPTTDYFTRQRLSFRTFPDVQSGLSALAHGTIDAFVHDKPLLTWMVRNNFSDSVRVVDTSFSSESYAIVLPKGSPLRPTLDLAVLDEIESDWWQQTLFESLGNARSR
- the nthA gene encoding nitrile hydratase subunit alpha, whose protein sequence is MSDHDHHHHDHDHSELSETELRVRALESILSEKGYLEPAALDAIVQAYETKIGPHNGARVVAKAWTDPAFKKALLEDATKAVGTLGHVSRVGDHLVAVENTPGRHNMVVCTLCSCYPWEMLGLPPVWYKAAPYRSRAVKDPRGVLADFGVSLPKETEIRVWDSTAETRFLVLPMRPEGTEGWSEEQLAELVTRDSMIGTGFPKKPGAPS
- the nthB gene encoding nitrile hydratase subunit beta, with amino-acid sequence MNGVHDMGGMDGFGKVEPEPNEPMFHQEWESRVLAMVRAMGAAGAFNIDASRFYRETLPPHVYLSSSYYKKWLLGLEALLLDKGFIGKEDIAAGHAVTPASPLKRGKFSVADVERVMVRGKFGRAAPAPAKFKAGDRVRAKNIHPATHTRLPRYVRGHVGVIERDHGCHVFPDTVANDAGENPQWLYTVVFDGRELWGPDSDPTIKVSIDAFEPYLEAV
- a CDS encoding nitrile hydratase accessory protein, which encodes MDASAAARATSAISSIPRDDAGPVFRAPWEAQAFAMALTLHDRGVFTWGEWAAALADQIKRAQAAGDPDTGETYYLHWLATLEHLVAAKGVTTSETLHRYRNAWDRAADRTPHGKPIELTPADFE
- a CDS encoding acyltransferase encodes the protein MPPSRMSYLDGLRGVMALNVALSHFMTAFDFAIYTGRPEHAHGSWEVALSAYPFVFIAAGGNYAVCVFLALSGFVLAKSFHKSDVSAIALVVKRTLRLGLPVLAASLFGWIILSSGFAFNRDAAVFTHSTWLSSQFAQQPSLPDALLQAWNSLLGIPTRENSYNSVLWTMPIEYIGSLLLIGVFATRLPASRPRWAAFIMLALGVMLGRAYISVILFGAALYLLDAPRFTARLRWRPAILVLVLLLGTVPLSIERWPIWDALLSITALVPFIPITAPGLTVQADASICHSISAVMLVALVTGWPAAQGLLAKPAVRRLGDMSFPLYLAHIPVLFSVGCFVFLAAHAAGLSYGTSVLIAFIAYLPSVLLAAMAFERAVDEPSIQLAAGAAKALSQPAARPVLPTGQGF